The Bacteroidales bacterium sequence TTCTTTGAAGTTTCCGTTTATATCTTTTAATTTTGTTTGAGACCGGACAATATAAGAATCTGATATTATTGTGAAAAATAATAATATTACAACAAAATATTTATAAATAGTTTTCACAGGAAATATTTTTTCGATGTTAATTGAGATTAAAAAAATACAATTTACGATAATAATTTGTTAAATCAAACTTTGTAATTTTGTAAAGTCGAATATTAATAATTTAAAATATTTTTTTAACAATTAGAAATAAAAAAGTATAATTAAGCATTTTATTGATTATTTGAGTTGAATTATGAAACTAATATCCGTTTCAAAGAGAATAAATGAGGCTGCACCCGAAATAAAATTGGGTTCTGTTTACGCAAATGTCATATATGAAAAGTTAAACAAATACCTTTGGAAAGAGATTGACAGAGAGATACAAAGAGTTTCAAATATCCAATTGGATCAGGTTAAAAATATTCCGCAAATTGAAAGTTCACGAAAAGCATACAGAGCAATGGGCAAAGAACCGGCTCGTTACAGGCTTTCAGCCGAAGCATTGCATCGCAGAATTATAAACGGAAAAGGGATTTATCAAATAAGTAATATTGTTGATGTTATTAATCTTTCATCTGTTAAGACCGGTTATTCTATCGGAGGCTATGATTATTCGGAGATTACCGGTGATATTATTTTTGATCTCGGAAAAGCAGGTGAAGATTATGATGCAATAGGAAGAGGAAAAATGAATATTGAAAGTTTGCCTGTTTTCAGAGATGCAAAAGGAGCTTTCGGAAGCCCTACATCAGATTCCGTAAGGACAATGATAAGGAACAAAACAAATGAGATATTGTTGGTCGTTATAAATTTTGGAGGACATATTAACTTCGATAAAGATTTACTGTTAATAAGCAATTTACTTGAGCGATTTTGTTCAGCCGAGAATATTAATTTTTTTTAGTCTGTTTTATTCTCTGTAAAAATTTCAGATTCAGGATAAAAAGCAAACCATGCAAAAGCAAAATGGTTTCCGTGAATAACAGGTTTTATTTGAGAACCTTTTAATTCACCTTTGGTACATAATCCGGTAATATCCCATTCTGAATTTGTTTGTTCATCTTCAAATGTATTTCCGGCTTTTTTGAAAATTAATATTTCATTGTTTACTTTAGGATTAAAAACTGTTATTGAACCAACATCTTTTGATTTGGATATTATTGTGTTATCCAAAACTGAAACAGTTCCGTTTTGATAAAATATTACTATGTTTTTACTTTTGAATTTATCATTTATTACTTCTTCCTTTTTAATAACAGAAAACGGATATATTTTATATTTTTCATGATCTTTTATATTTATTATTCGTTCCATTGCAGGGAGTCGTTTATCAATATTTTTTTCATCGAAAAAACGGCTGTACGGAATACCGGTTTCGTCATCATATTTTTCATAAGGATTTGTTCCGTATCTTTTTTCATGTTTTGAACCTGTTTTACAGGACAGAATTTTTCCTGCCGGATATCGCTCAAAGAATTCTTTATAAGAAATAATCATTGAGGGTATGTATGTTAATTTCGATCCGGCAAAATCACCTGTTATTGCTTCGCCGGTAAGGTGTTGCCACCATGTTTCGGTAAGAAAATCATAAATAATTAAATTACTGTTTCGTAACATACCCGATACTTCAAATTCCAAAAGATAATCTTCACCGGCTACTTTCAATCTTCGATCAAAAACTACTGCTGTATTGCATAAAGGACAATAGGCAGGTAAAATCGGAACACCGCCGATTACATCATTTGAAATTTCATGCAAAGTTAAAATACTCAGCGGATATGCTTTTGCTTCACCGTTTAATTCAATTGAAATTACCGGTTCATGTTTATAATAATGCGACTCAGCTTCTTTATTTGATATAAATTTCGGAAAATCTAATTTCGGAAAACTTCTTCTTGGTAATACAGCTTGAATTTCATAGGGATCAATGATTGTGTTCGTTTGGTCGGTTCTCCAATTATACTTAATATTTTTTGGATTTTTAATTTGTGAAAATGTTGAATAAGTTATTAATATTAAGATTAGTACAGAAGCGGCTTTTATTAGCTTATTCATGAGTTTTATTTATATATGACAATGTAATATGAGTGCAGTTTAAAAAGGTCAAATGTGCTTAAAAATCGGTCTGGCGGATTTCTCAATTAACTGAAAATAAGACATTAAATTTATTAGATTTTTGCA is a genomic window containing:
- a CDS encoding DUF3179 domain-containing protein; this encodes MNKLIKAASVLILILITYSTFSQIKNPKNIKYNWRTDQTNTIIDPYEIQAVLPRRSFPKLDFPKFISNKEAESHYYKHEPVISIELNGEAKAYPLSILTLHEISNDVIGGVPILPAYCPLCNTAVVFDRRLKVAGEDYLLEFEVSGMLRNSNLIIYDFLTETWWQHLTGEAITGDFAGSKLTYIPSMIISYKEFFERYPAGKILSCKTGSKHEKRYGTNPYEKYDDETGIPYSRFFDEKNIDKRLPAMERIINIKDHEKYKIYPFSVIKKEEVINDKFKSKNIVIFYQNGTVSVLDNTIISKSKDVGSITVFNPKVNNEILIFKKAGNTFEDEQTNSEWDITGLCTKGELKGSQIKPVIHGNHFAFAWFAFYPESEIFTENKTD